GAGAAGGTGGCGTCCCAGGTCGGCGTCCCGGTCGACCGGCTGCACGGCGCGGGGGAGAGCCAGGTGGTCGCCCCCGACGGCACCGTGGTGGCGATCGGGCCGCGTACCGGGGAGGCGGTCGTCCTGGCGGACATCGATCTGTCCCTGGCCGACGACAAGACCCGGCCGGACGGCACGGACGTGATGGCCGCACGACGCCCGCAGGTGTACGCGCCCCTGGCCGCCGAGCCGCGGGGTCGTCGGGCGCCGGCGGGAGCCGAGGAGATCCGGGCCTGCGCCCTCGCGCCGACCGCCCGCGACGACGTCCCGGCTCTGGTGGCCGCCGCGATCGCCGGAGGCGCCGACCTGGTGGTGCTGCCCGAGCTGGCCGCCCACCCCGACGGCCTGGCGGGGGCTCCCGCGGACCCGGCCCTGGCCCCTGAAGCGCTGTGCCGGGCGCTGGCCGGAACCAGCACCCTGGTCGTCTCCAGCGCGCTGGACGCCGACGGCGCTCATGTGGGTGTCGTCGTCTCGGCCGCCGGCGTCGAGCTGGCCCAGCCGCAGCTGCACCGCAGTCGTCGCCACGGCGAGCTGACGGTGGCGGCGCTCCCCGAACCCGCCATCGCGGTGCATGAGGCGCCCTGGGGCCGGTTGGCCGTCGTGGTCGGGGACGACGCCCTCTACCCCGAGACGTTCCGGCTCGCCGCGCTCTCCGACGCCGACGTGGTCGCCGTCCCCTTCACCGTGGCCGAGCCGCACGACCTGGACCTGCTGCTGCTGGAGCGGGCTGCGGAGAACCGGTTGAACCTCGCCGTCTCCGCGCGTGCCGGCCGGCTCGGCGGGGCGGCTCTGATCCCGCTCTCGGCCGACTTCACCTTGTGGGGCGCCTGGCGCAACCCGTTCGCCGGGGTGATCAGCCGCCCCGAGCTGCTCACGGCACAGGGCCCCCTCGTCGTGGGCACGCTGAGGCCTGCGTGTGCCACCAACCGGTTCGTGAGCAGGGGTACCGACGTCGTGGACGGCCGTCCCTGGCAGCTGCTCGACGCGCTGGTCCGGTAGCGGACGCCGCGCGCGGGGTCAGCCGGCGGAGGCGGCCTCGCGAGCGGCCAGGGCCTCGAGCAGCGCGGCCTCGGTGCTCTCGAGGTGGGCGATCCAGGCGGCCTTCAGCTGCTTGGCCTTGCCTGTCCGGGCGAGGTCGAGCAGCTCGCGGTGCTCGTCGATACGTCGCTGCTGGGTCTCGGGGTGGTGGTCGAGGTCCTGCATCAGCAGGTGCAGGTAGCGGTCGGAGGCCTTCCACAGCAGGCTGA
The window above is part of the Nocardioides campestrisoli genome. Proteins encoded here:
- a CDS encoding nitrilase-related carbon-nitrogen hydrolase, encoding MAAVQYAVGEDVGANLETALRMIDSAVAQGAEVVVLPEFGNHVSWYADREHAHRHAETLDGEFVAALAGRAEKHAIHLMANVTLARKDGRVAGSNLLFGPDGAILAVSDKQVLMGSERDHLDGAVDRAGVVETAIGRVGLYSCMDGVIFETPRTLAVEGAQLLLNSLNSFALDEASLHVPVRAAENKVWVVAANKVGPLVPEHSIEKVASQVGVPVDRLHGAGESQVVAPDGTVVAIGPRTGEAVVLADIDLSLADDKTRPDGTDVMAARRPQVYAPLAAEPRGRRAPAGAEEIRACALAPTARDDVPALVAAAIAGGADLVVLPELAAHPDGLAGAPADPALAPEALCRALAGTSTLVVSSALDADGAHVGVVVSAAGVELAQPQLHRSRRHGELTVAALPEPAIAVHEAPWGRLAVVVGDDALYPETFRLAALSDADVVAVPFTVAEPHDLDLLLLERAAENRLNLAVSARAGRLGGAALIPLSADFTLWGAWRNPFAGVISRPELLTAQGPLVVGTLRPACATNRFVSRGTDVVDGRPWQLLDALVR